The Vannielia litorea genome segment CCCTGGGTCGGCGTTTCTTTTTTATCGACATTTCATCCGGGCGCCGCAGCCACGCCCCGCTTCTGCCCGAATTGACGGCGATAAAGATGCCACGAGCAAGTTTGACTCGCGGGCGGCATGTGGGGCTCTTCCGCCTTTCCCCCGACCCGTGGCAAGTGAGAAAGGAAATACCATGCGTATGGTTTTCGGACTGGTCCTGATCATCGGGGTCGCGCTGGCAGGTTTCGCCGTCTACATGGCACAGGGCTACCTCGCCAAAACCACCGCCGAGCGCAACGCGCTCATCGCCGCGCAGCAAAAGGCAAAACCCACGGTCAACCTGATCGTGGTCAAGAAAGACAAGGCCTATGGCGAGCGTCTTACCCCGGAAGACGTGGTCGCGATCCGCTGGCAAAAAGACAGCCTCCCCGATGGCCACTACCTCGAGATGGAAGATCTCTTCCCCGTCGGGAAAGACCCGCGCACCGTCATCACCGCGATGAACAAGTTCGAGCCAGTGCTGAAAGCCAAGGTGACCGAGCCCGGCGAAGATGCTGGCATCACCTCGCGGCTCGACAAGGGCAAGCGCGCCTTCGCCATCAAGGTAGACCGCACCTCCGGCGTGTCCGGCTTCCTGCGTCCCGGCGACCGCGTCGATGTGTATTGGACCGGCTCGATTAGCGGGCGCGAAGTGACCAAGCTCATCGAGACCAGCATCAAGCTCATCGCCGTCGACCAGACCTACGACGAGGGCCACACCAGCCCGTCGATCGCCCGCACCGTGACCGTGGCGATCTCGCCCGATCAGGTTGCCTCGCTGGCCCAGGCCCAAAGCACCGGCCGCCTCTCCCTCGCCCTCGTCGGCGCTGAAGACGAGACCGTGGCCGAAGAGGTCGAGGTCGACCAGAAGCGCCTTCTGGGCATTCAGGAAAAAGAAGTCCGCGAAGTCGAAGTGCAGCGCGTCTGCACCACCAAGGTCCGCAAGGGCGCCGAGGTGGTCGAGCAGCCGATCCCCTGCACCAACTGAGCCGACTCGCAGATCTCACTTGCCAACAGGCCCGGCCTCTCTCGAGCGCCGGGCCTTCCGTGTTTGGTAAGGAGCAGCACGTGCCGCACGGCATAGAGCGCTACGCCGATCTGGGTGTCACCCACGCCGGGCCAAACCACGGCGGCACGACTTTCGGCAGAAGTCACGCCGGGCAATCGGCTGACTCCGGCAGCCAAGCCGGGCGCGAGGTCGTCATCCTGATTTCTGGAGAAGCCTGCCGCTATCCCTAGGGGCAACTTGCGCCGCGTGCCGCTACACATAGCGTCCTGTTGCTATGAAACTACATAAACGAATCGCCGCAACGCTTTGATTCTTGCAAAAAAACATGACTGCCCGCAGGATGTGACCACCACAAGTGGGCCTCAAGGCCCCATTTCCTAGTAGTGACTATAGAGGCAGGGTCACATGAAACTTAGAACGCTTATGGCGGCGGGCCTGCTTGGCCTTGCTGCTTTCATTCCCCATATCGAGGGCGCGGCCGCCCAGACCCTTCGGGTCATGTCCGGGTCCGCTTCGTCCAGCCTGAAAGTTCCGATGAACCGGGCCGTTGTCGTCGAGAGCGACGAGGCTTTCGCGGAGCTTTCCATCGCAAACCCCGGCATTGCGGATATCTCCACGCTGTCGGAGCGCACC includes the following:
- the cpaB gene encoding Flp pilus assembly protein CpaB, with product MRMVFGLVLIIGVALAGFAVYMAQGYLAKTTAERNALIAAQQKAKPTVNLIVVKKDKAYGERLTPEDVVAIRWQKDSLPDGHYLEMEDLFPVGKDPRTVITAMNKFEPVLKAKVTEPGEDAGITSRLDKGKRAFAIKVDRTSGVSGFLRPGDRVDVYWTGSISGREVTKLIETSIKLIAVDQTYDEGHTSPSIARTVTVAISPDQVASLAQAQSTGRLSLALVGAEDETVAEEVEVDQKRLLGIQEKEVREVEVQRVCTTKVRKGAEVVEQPIPCTN